A region of Candidatus Dependentiae bacterium DNA encodes the following proteins:
- the ffh gene encoding signal recognition particle protein — translation MKLLMRRLLSSNADNTFDSWIKLMFDFLSQKFSSLFTHLTGQNRLTEANIEDTLVKIQDSLLEADVPHGLIEQFIASVKAEVIGKKVLGSLKPGEQLLKVVHERLLHFLGGNNSVQFAFQLPSVVMVMGLQGSGKTTSVAKMAHLVTQQAQQRGKSRRILLASVDFYRPAAIDQLEVLAQQVGVSFYRSSQKDPVKAAVDIYAHYQKEGFELLFLDTAGRLHIDTALLQELRDIDARLRPRYKVLVLDAMTGQESLNVAQTFDQHVGFNHAILSKMDSDTRGGAAFSFRYTLQKPIVYVGVGEKIGDLEQFYPDRMAGRILGMGDMLSLAEKASASIKESEQKKMYASLTQGKLTLQDFADQLGMMGKLGSLTQLSKYMPGMGGLNLTPEMLEKGEQELKRFKAVIGSMTSKERIYPRLLDASRKQRIAKGAGVTVADVNGLLTRFEQTQQFAKMFKGSGRFPKLFQ, via the coding sequence ATGAAGTTATTGATGAGGCGCTTGCTCAGTTCTAACGCCGATAACACTTTTGATAGTTGGATTAAGCTTATGTTTGATTTTCTTTCACAAAAATTTTCATCATTATTCACCCACTTGACCGGTCAAAATAGGTTAACGGAAGCGAATATTGAGGATACGCTCGTAAAAATACAGGATTCTTTGCTTGAGGCGGATGTTCCTCATGGTCTGATTGAGCAGTTTATTGCATCGGTTAAGGCTGAGGTTATTGGAAAAAAAGTTCTTGGTTCTCTCAAGCCTGGTGAGCAATTACTTAAAGTAGTGCATGAGCGTTTATTGCACTTTTTGGGTGGCAACAATTCGGTTCAATTTGCTTTTCAGTTGCCTTCAGTGGTAATGGTTATGGGGTTGCAAGGATCAGGAAAAACGACCTCAGTAGCAAAAATGGCCCACTTGGTTACGCAGCAGGCTCAACAGCGTGGAAAAAGCAGGCGGATTTTACTTGCTTCGGTTGATTTTTACCGTCCAGCAGCTATCGATCAACTCGAGGTATTAGCTCAACAGGTCGGTGTTTCTTTTTATCGTTCTTCGCAAAAAGATCCAGTCAAGGCGGCAGTAGATATCTATGCCCATTATCAAAAAGAGGGTTTTGAGCTCTTATTTTTAGATACAGCAGGCAGATTGCATATTGATACTGCATTGTTACAAGAGTTGCGTGATATTGATGCGCGACTTAGGCCTCGTTACAAGGTTTTGGTATTAGATGCAATGACTGGTCAAGAATCGCTCAATGTTGCCCAAACTTTTGATCAACACGTCGGGTTTAATCATGCCATTCTCAGTAAGATGGATAGTGATACGCGAGGCGGTGCGGCTTTTTCCTTCAGATATACACTACAAAAACCTATTGTGTATGTTGGTGTAGGTGAAAAAATTGGTGATTTAGAGCAATTTTACCCTGATCGTATGGCCGGCCGTATTTTGGGCATGGGCGACATGTTGAGTTTAGCCGAAAAAGCTTCAGCCTCTATTAAGGAGTCTGAACAGAAGAAAATGTATGCCTCACTGACGCAAGGCAAGCTGACGTTGCAGGATTTTGCCGATCAGTTAGGGATGATGGGTAAATTGGGATCATTAACCCAGTTGTCCAAGTATATGCCTGGCATGGGCGGGTTGAATTTGACTCCTGAAATGCTTGAAAAGGGTGAGCAAGAGTTAAAGCGATTCAAGGCGGTTATAGGTTCTATGACCTCTAAGGAGCGCATATATCCTCGCCTGCTCGATGCATCCCGTAAGCAAAGGATTGCAAAAGGGGCCGGGGTAACGGTTGCAGATGTAAACGGATTGCTAACTAGATTTGAACAAACGCAGCAATTTGCTAAAATGTTTAAGGGATCGGGAAGATTTCCCAAATTATTTCAATAG